The DNA region TTTTGCCAGTTCAAGGCTGGCACATGCGGCCGCTTCGACCAGTTCGGCAGCTGCGTGCGCAAGCCGCGCTTCTGCATCAAGATCTTCAAGCCGGTGTGCGGCTGCGACGGCCAGACCTATGGCAATGATTGCGAGCGCGAAACCGCCGGGGTCTCCAAGGCCCACAACGGCAAGTGCAAGCCTTTCGCTTTCTAGGCGCTGCGGCGCCTGACCCGGCGGGCCGAATGACGATCTGTGACCGCTCCTGCGGTCACCGCACATATTGACGCGCTCCGCGGGAGCCTGCATGAACCTTCGTGCATGTCCTGCCGCGGGGGATTTCATGACTGACACATTGCGCCGACGCTTGGCCGTCGGCATTCGCTTCGCTTCGGCCGCCGCGCTGATGACGCTGAGCGCCTTCGCCGCAGCGCCGGCGCATGCCGACCCCTGCGCGGACATCGCAAAACAGCTCGCCGGCCAGATCGACGGGCTGAAGGTCAACTTCACCGCCGCCAACATCACCTATCTGACGCATCCGGCGGCGAAGGAATTGTCGCTCGGCTGCCGCGGCAAGGACTATTCGATCGAGCTCTACGCCAAGACCGACCGCAAGATGAAGCCGGAGTTCTTCAACCTGGTCGGCGCCGCCACAGCACTGGTGTTCACGCTGCCGAAAGACGACACCATGACTGGCACCTCGCGCTGCCTGAAGCGGATGGGCATCCTGCGCGGCAGCACCATCACGATGCGCTACCGCCGCCTCAACATGGAATGCACGCGCAACAGGACCGAGGCCTCGATCACCGTCCGCCGCGGCACCAGCGAGTAAGCCCCAGGGACGTGTCAGGCTTCCGCGGCGACGCGCCCGATGGCGTCGACGATCTTGCCCCAGCCCGGGCTCATCATGTCGAAGGCATAGCGGTTGCCGGGGAAGACGAAGCCGTCATGCACCATGCGGACCCGGGTGCCGGCCTCGACCGGCGTCAGCGTCCAGGTGACGACGGAGTCGAGCTTCGAGCCGTACTCCGGATTGGTGTCGGCGCCGCCCTTCCAGGAATAGCGCAGCAGATGCGGCGGGTCGCAGACGAGCACCTCGCAATGGACGACGCCGTCCCAGTCACCGATCGGCCGCGTGCGGAAATTGAGTCTGTGGCCGACGACGGCTGTGAAATCGTTCGGCATCAGCCATTTGGCCAGCAGCTCGCGCGTGGTCAGCGTCCGCCAGACCTTGTCGACGGCGCAAGGCAGCACTTTCTCCACCGTGATCGCACGCGTCTCACCCATCACTCACTCTCCTTCAACAGATTTTCCAGGTTCGCGAAGCGCTCGGCCCAGAACGTCTCGTAGTAGCCGAGCCAGTCGATCAGGGGCCGCAGCCCCTTCGGCGCGACGCGATAGTGGATGTGGCGGCCCTCGCGCCGCTCGGTGACGAGGCCGGCATCACGCAGCGCGCGCAGATGCTGCGACACCGCCGGCTGCGACACTTTCGAGCCCTGCACCAATCCGGTCGCGGCCACCTCGCCTTCCCGCGCGATGCGCTCGAACACCGCGCGCCGGGTCGGGTCCGCGAGGGTCTTCAACACACTGGTGAGCTGCATCGCCGCGGTCATGACAATATATAAGCAATTACTTATATGAATGTCAATGCCGACGCAGCGCAGGAACGCTCCGCCTGCTCCGAAAGTTGATCGCCGCGGTCGCATGTTCGCCGGAAAAAAGGTGCGATGATCGCCGACGGAATCGCGCGGAGCCCGCCATGATCGCCAAGCTCCTCCTGCAGAACACCCTGTTCGTCGCCGGCATGGCCGCGCTGCTGTTTGGCGCCGCCGGCACACTGGATTGGCCGGGTGCCTGGGCCTATCTGATCGCCTCGGCGGTGATCGGCCCGGCCTGCGGCCTGTGGCTCGCCAAGGTCGATCCCGGATTGCTCGCCGAGCGCATGCGCCTCACCGCGCGCGAGGAGCAGCCCAGGGCCGACAAGATCTTCATGCTGATCTTCGTTGCCGTCGCGGTGCTGTGGTTCGTCGTGATGGGGCTCGACCGCCGTTTTGGCGGCGGCAATGCCGGCGTCGCGCTGATGCTGCTTGGCCTTGCA from Bradyrhizobium genosp. L includes:
- a CDS encoding ArsR/SmtB family transcription factor: MTAAMQLTSVLKTLADPTRRAVFERIAREGEVAATGLVQGSKVSQPAVSQHLRALRDAGLVTERREGRHIHYRVAPKGLRPLIDWLGYYETFWAERFANLENLLKESE
- a CDS encoding Kazal-type serine protease inhibitor family protein; protein product: MKTGLFVSFALALLIAAPTGAGAAGQKCGGFAGFVCGADEFCQFKAGTCGRFDQFGSCVRKPRFCIKIFKPVCGCDGQTYGNDCERETAGVSKAHNGKCKPFAF
- a CDS encoding SRPBCC family protein, whose amino-acid sequence is MGETRAITVEKVLPCAVDKVWRTLTTRELLAKWLMPNDFTAVVGHRLNFRTRPIGDWDGVVHCEVLVCDPPHLLRYSWKGGADTNPEYGSKLDSVVTWTLTPVEAGTRVRMVHDGFVFPGNRYAFDMMSPGWGKIVDAIGRVAAEA
- a CDS encoding methyltransferase family protein; the encoded protein is MIAKLLLQNTLFVAGMAALLFGAAGTLDWPGAWAYLIASAVIGPACGLWLAKVDPGLLAERMRLTAREEQPRADKIFMLIFVAVAVLWFVVMGLDRRFGGGNAGVALMLLGLALYLLSTVLILWVFRTNSFAAPVVKVQTERQHQVISDGPYALVRHPMYAAVMLFFIGVPLTLGSWWGLGFVPLYFAMFAFRTGIEERTLVAGLKGYAEYAARVRYRLVPGLW